From one Bacteroides eggerthii genomic stretch:
- a CDS encoding DUF3876 domain-containing protein, with amino-acid sequence MRNRPLMRLAVCLISMAAMILQSCSESGIDRDKICGTWTSVEGRPDVLVYKEGECYKVTVFSHSGRTRRLKPQTYLLVEENGNLFVNTGYRVDVSYNEAADVLTFSPGGDYVRKEERA; translated from the coding sequence ATGAGAAACAGACCCCTTATGAGGCTGGCGGTATGTCTGATAAGCATGGCCGCCATGATATTGCAGAGCTGTTCGGAAAGCGGTATCGACCGCGACAAGATCTGCGGAACGTGGACCAGCGTGGAAGGCAGACCTGACGTGCTGGTATACAAGGAAGGAGAATGCTATAAAGTGACGGTGTTTTCCCATAGCGGGAGAACCCGAAGGCTGAAGCCGCAGACTTACCTGCTGGTGGAAGAAAACGGAAACCTGTTTGTCAATACGGGCTACCGTGTCGATGTGTCCTACAATGAGGCAGCCGACGTGCTGACATTCTCACCGGGCGGAGACTATGTAAGGAAGGAGGAACGGGCATGA
- the traJ gene encoding conjugative transposon protein TraJ — protein sequence MMPLSIDFANLHTILATLYDEMLPLCEDMMDVGKGLAGLGALFYVAVRVWQSMARAEPIDVYPLLRPFAIGICILLFPTLVLGTLNNILSPIVQGTHKMLEGQTMDMEQYRNQKEELEKEAMLRNPETAYLVSDEEFDRQLDELGWSTIDTASRLGMYVEVGMYNLEKKIRDAFRSLLELIFAAASLLIDTVRTFFLVVLSILGPVAFAFSVWDGFQSTLGQWFTRYISVYLWLPVSDLFSTLLAKLQVLMLQNDIQELQNNPDYSIDNSNSVYIIFMLIGIIGYFTVPTVAGWIVQAGGAGNFSRNLNRTATKTGGLAAGAGGAVLGNIGGRLRGK from the coding sequence ATGATGCCGTTGTCGATAGATTTTGCCAACCTGCACACCATACTGGCAACCCTGTATGACGAGATGCTTCCCCTTTGCGAGGACATGATGGACGTGGGCAAGGGACTTGCCGGACTGGGTGCGTTGTTCTACGTTGCCGTCCGTGTATGGCAGTCGATGGCACGTGCCGAACCGATAGATGTCTATCCCCTGCTGCGTCCCTTTGCCATAGGCATCTGCATCCTGCTCTTTCCCACGCTAGTGCTCGGCACGCTGAACAATATTCTCAGTCCCATCGTGCAGGGCACACACAAGATGCTCGAAGGGCAGACGATGGATATGGAACAGTACCGGAACCAAAAGGAGGAACTGGAAAAGGAGGCCATGCTCCGCAATCCCGAAACAGCATATCTGGTAAGTGACGAGGAGTTTGACCGTCAGCTGGATGAACTGGGCTGGTCAACCATAGATACCGCCTCCCGGCTGGGCATGTATGTGGAAGTCGGGATGTATAATCTGGAAAAGAAGATCCGGGACGCATTCCGCAGCCTGCTGGAGCTGATATTCGCAGCGGCATCGCTGCTGATAGACACCGTGAGGACTTTTTTCCTGGTCGTACTCTCGATACTGGGACCGGTAGCGTTCGCCTTCAGTGTATGGGACGGATTCCAGTCCACGCTCGGACAGTGGTTCACGAGATATATTTCCGTTTACCTGTGGCTTCCGGTCAGCGACCTGTTCAGCACCCTGCTTGCCAAGCTTCAGGTACTGATGCTTCAGAATGACATTCAGGAACTGCAGAACAATCCGGACTACTCGATAGACAACTCGAACAGTGTCTACATCATCTTTATGCTGATTGGGATTATCGGATACTTCACCGTGCCTACGGTAGCAGGCTGGATAGTGCAGGCAGGCGGTGCCGGAAACTTCAGCCGTAACCTGAACCGTACAGCCACCAAGACAGGTGGCCTTGCAGCCGGAGCAGGCGGTGCCGTATTGGGGAATATCGGAGGCAGGCTGAGGGGCAAATAA
- a CDS encoding TraG family conjugative transposon ATPase codes for MRNVLKAETLERRFPLLSVENGCIVSKDADLTVAFEVELPELYTVTADEYEAMHSSWIKAVKVLPEHSVVCKQDWFVKETYRPKTDDGEQSFLTRSYELHFNERPYLNHKCYLFLTKTTRERSRRKSDFNTLCRGFLLPKEITDKDAAARFLEAVEQFERIMNDSGHIRLRRLETDEITGTKEHPGLVEKYFSLSLEDETAVLQDICLKPGRMRIGDKRLCLHTLSDTEDLPGRLSTDMRYERMSTDRSDCRLSFAAPVGLLLSCNHIYSQYVFIDDAQEILQMMEKNSRNMLSLSKYSRSNAVNQEWTEMYLDEAHTKGVLPVRCHCNVIAWAEDAEEFRRIRNDTGSQLAMMECTPRYNTIDTPVIYWAGIPGNAGDFPSEESFYTFLEQAVCLFAGETNYRSSPSPFGIRLADRQNGIPVHVDISDLPMKRGIITNRNKFILGPSGSGKSFFTNHLVRQYYEQGAHILLVDTGNSYQGLCRMIHDRTNGKDGIYITYEEDNPISFNPFYTESGKFDVEKRDSINTLILTLWKREDESPKRSEEVALSGAVNAYIRKISENRNIRPDFNGFYEFVADDYRRMIEEKKVREKDFDIDGFLNVLEPFYRGGDYDFLLNSDKELDLTGKRFIVFELDNISSNKVLLPVVTLIIMETFIAKMRRLKGIRKMILIEECWKALMSANMSEYIKYLFKTVRKYFGEAVVVTQEVDDIISSPIVKEAIINNSDCKILLDQRKYMNKFEHIQRLLGLTEKEKGQILSINQANHPGRFYREVWIGLGGTCSAVYATEVSEEEYFTFTTEESEKLEVQRIAGGPEGSLEGAIRRLAEKKREEQKQVSNPK; via the coding sequence ACATAGTGTCGTCTGCAAACAGGACTGGTTCGTCAAGGAAACCTACCGTCCGAAGACCGATGACGGAGAACAGAGCTTCCTGACACGCAGCTATGAGCTGCATTTCAATGAAAGACCTTACCTGAATCACAAATGCTACCTGTTCCTGACGAAGACAACCCGCGAACGCAGCCGCCGGAAGAGTGACTTCAATACCCTTTGCCGGGGATTCCTGTTGCCCAAAGAGATAACCGACAAGGATGCTGCCGCCCGCTTTCTTGAGGCGGTGGAACAGTTCGAGCGTATTATGAATGATTCCGGACATATAAGGCTTCGCCGTCTGGAAACAGACGAAATCACCGGTACGAAGGAACATCCCGGACTGGTGGAAAAATACTTTTCCCTCTCGCTGGAGGATGAGACCGCCGTATTGCAGGACATCTGCCTCAAGCCCGGCAGGATGCGCATCGGTGACAAACGCCTCTGCCTGCATACCCTTTCCGATACGGAAGACCTGCCCGGCAGACTTTCCACGGACATGCGCTACGAGAGGATGTCCACGGACCGCAGCGACTGCCGCCTCTCCTTTGCCGCACCCGTAGGACTGCTGCTGTCATGCAACCACATCTATTCACAATACGTGTTCATCGACGATGCACAGGAAATCCTGCAGATGATGGAGAAAAACTCGCGCAATATGCTCTCGTTGTCAAAATACAGCCGGAGCAATGCCGTTAACCAGGAGTGGACGGAGATGTATCTTGATGAGGCACATACCAAAGGAGTGCTTCCCGTCAGATGCCACTGCAACGTCATCGCCTGGGCGGAGGATGCGGAAGAGTTCCGCCGCATCAGGAACGACACGGGCAGCCAGCTGGCCATGATGGAATGCACGCCAAGGTATAACACCATTGACACACCGGTCATCTATTGGGCGGGAATCCCCGGAAATGCAGGCGACTTTCCATCCGAAGAATCCTTTTATACCTTCCTGGAACAGGCCGTATGCCTCTTTGCCGGAGAGACCAATTACAGGAGCTCGCCCAGTCCGTTCGGAATCCGGCTGGCAGACCGCCAGAACGGGATACCGGTGCATGTGGATATTTCCGACCTGCCCATGAAGCGAGGAATCATCACCAACAGAAACAAGTTCATCCTCGGGCCTTCGGGCAGCGGAAAATCCTTTTTCACCAACCACCTTGTCCGCCAATACTACGAACAGGGAGCGCATATCCTGCTGGTGGACACAGGAAACAGCTACCAGGGGTTGTGCAGGATGATCCATGACCGTACCAACGGGAAGGACGGGATTTACATCACGTATGAAGAGGACAATCCGATATCCTTCAACCCGTTCTACACCGAATCCGGAAAATTCGATGTGGAGAAGCGTGACAGTATCAATACACTGATACTGACCTTGTGGAAACGGGAAGACGAGTCGCCGAAACGTTCGGAGGAGGTCGCTCTTTCTGGAGCAGTGAACGCCTATATCCGAAAGATTTCGGAGAACCGGAACATCAGACCGGACTTCAACGGTTTCTATGAGTTTGTCGCCGATGACTACAGAAGAATGATTGAAGAGAAAAAGGTGCGTGAGAAGGATTTTGACATTGACGGTTTTTTGAACGTTCTGGAACCGTTCTACCGGGGCGGAGACTATGACTTCCTGCTGAACTCCGACAAGGAACTGGACCTGACAGGCAAACGGTTCATCGTATTCGAACTGGACAATATCAGCAGCAACAAAGTGCTTCTTCCGGTGGTGACACTGATCATTATGGAAACTTTCATCGCCAAGATGCGCAGGCTCAAAGGTATCCGTAAGATGATATTGATAGAGGAATGCTGGAAAGCCCTGATGTCCGCCAATATGAGTGAATACATCAAGTACCTTTTTAAGACCGTCAGAAAATATTTCGGTGAGGCTGTGGTGGTGACACAGGAGGTGGACGACATCATCAGCTCCCCGATAGTGAAAGAGGCCATCATCAACAACTCTGACTGCAAGATACTGCTTGACCAGCGGAAATACATGAACAAGTTCGAGCACATCCAGCGGCTGCTCGGTCTGACCGAGAAAGAGAAAGGGCAGATTCTTTCCATCAACCAGGCGAACCATCCCGGGCGCTTCTACCGGGAAGTATGGATAGGGCTTGGAGGAACCTGCTCGGCAGTATATGCCACGGAAGTGAGCGAGGAAGAATACTTCACGTTCACGACCGAGGAGTCGGAGAAACTGGAAGTACAACGGATTGCCGGAGGACCGGAGGGCAGTCTGGAAGGAGCCATCCGCCGTCTGGCGGAGAAAAAGCGAGAGGAACAGAAACAGGTATCAAACCCGAAATGA
- a CDS encoding DUF4141 domain-containing protein — translation MKARTLLIGTAFVLGVTGARAQWVVTDPGNLAQSIINMSDNIAHTSKTAVNTAESFAETVKIYEQAKKYYDQLKSVNNLIQDARKVRDIILMVGDVSDIYVTNFGKMMNDENFSPRELDAIAFGYTRLLEESNGVLQDLKQVINVSTLSMTDKDRMDVVDNCYYEMRRYRNLVSYYTNKNIAVSYLRARKKNDLERVMRLYGNETSKYW, via the coding sequence ATGAAGGCAAGAACGCTTCTGATCGGAACGGCATTTGTACTGGGCGTTACCGGAGCACGCGCCCAATGGGTGGTGACAGATCCCGGCAATCTGGCCCAAAGCATCATAAACATGTCGGACAATATCGCCCATACCTCAAAGACGGCAGTCAATACGGCAGAAAGCTTTGCCGAGACAGTAAAGATCTATGAGCAGGCCAAGAAATATTACGACCAGCTGAAATCGGTCAACAACCTGATACAGGATGCCCGCAAGGTGCGTGACATCATCCTGATGGTGGGCGACGTGTCCGACATCTATGTAACCAACTTCGGCAAGATGATGAACGATGAAAACTTCTCACCGCGCGAACTGGACGCCATCGCCTTCGGTTACACCCGCCTGCTGGAAGAGAGCAACGGCGTGTTGCAGGACCTGAAACAGGTTATCAATGTCAGTACCCTGTCCATGACCGACAAGGACCGTATGGACGTGGTGGACAACTGCTATTACGAGATGCGCCGTTACCGCAACCTTGTGAGCTATTATACGAACAAGAACATAGCCGTAAGCTACCTCAGGGCCAGAAAGAAGAACGACCTGGAACGTGTGATGCGGCTCTATGGGAATGAAACCTCCAAATACTGGTAG
- the traK gene encoding conjugative transposon protein TraK, with amino-acid sequence MEFKSLTNIESSFKRIRLMLAVFACCCALVTGYALWSSYRFAEKQREKIYVLDGGKSLMMALSQDLSQNRPAEAREHVRRFHELFFSLSPQKDAIEHNINRALQLADKSAYHYYVDFAERGYYNRLISGNINQVVHVDSVVCDFAAYPYKVRTYARQLIIRESNVTERSLVTSCSLQNTGRSDDNPNGFIIEQFTVLENKDIRSAER; translated from the coding sequence ATGGAATTCAAGTCATTGACAAACATTGAGAGCAGCTTCAAGCGCATCCGCCTGATGTTGGCGGTCTTTGCCTGCTGCTGTGCGCTCGTTACCGGATATGCGCTGTGGAGCTCATACCGCTTTGCCGAGAAGCAACGCGAGAAAATCTATGTGCTTGACGGGGGTAAATCGCTGATGATGGCCCTTTCGCAGGACCTCTCACAGAACAGGCCTGCCGAGGCGCGGGAACATGTAAGGCGCTTTCACGAACTGTTTTTCTCGCTCTCACCCCAGAAGGATGCCATCGAGCACAATATCAACCGTGCCCTGCAACTGGCAGACAAGAGTGCCTATCACTACTATGTGGATTTTGCCGAAAGAGGGTATTACAACCGCCTGATTTCAGGCAACATCAACCAGGTGGTGCATGTGGACAGCGTGGTGTGCGACTTTGCCGCCTACCCTTACAAGGTGCGGACATATGCCCGGCAGCTGATTATCCGTGAAAGCAACGTGACCGAGCGCAGCCTCGTAACTTCCTGCTCGCTTCAAAACACAGGACGTTCGGATGACAATCCCAACGGATTCATTATCGAGCAGTTTACCGTGCTGGAGAATAAGGACATAAGAAGTGCGGAACGATGA
- the traM gene encoding conjugative transposon protein TraM → MKMDFQKIREWLGVSNDKPLTPEEKRRRAKYIVYPFFCLLCMGFLLLVFSPSEKEKAEMEKGRGFNVEMPSPEDSEMEGNKVSAYEQEALAKKEKWRRGTFQEMSELLNKDGQDTAGLTAGKANMELPPEPEKGKAPGSIRSSAEAYRNMNRSLGTVYTRNENQPNADLLRRIEDLEKERKPAEEQAEGQTLEEKMALLEKSYELAARYNGKELDASSTTNAPNSRKERTAVRPVKRVQNRMVSSLAQPAGNEDIASGYAGERNTGFHTPVGKMPSSGRNTIAACVHGTQTVSDGQALRIRLLEPMAVDDLLIPKGTVLVGGTRVEGERMGILIETVEYRGTLFPVELEVYDADGQQGILVPNSMEYDAAREIAAGMGTSIGSSINISTDAGAQIASDVGKGVIRGVSQYVGKKMRTVKITLKAGHRLLLHSPEK, encoded by the coding sequence ATGAAAATGGACTTTCAGAAAATCAGGGAATGGCTCGGAGTGTCAAATGACAAGCCGCTGACTCCCGAAGAGAAGCGCCGGCGCGCAAAGTATATTGTCTATCCGTTTTTCTGCCTGCTGTGCATGGGGTTCCTCCTGCTGGTATTCAGCCCGTCGGAAAAGGAGAAGGCGGAAATGGAAAAAGGCAGGGGTTTCAACGTGGAGATGCCTTCACCGGAAGATTCGGAAATGGAGGGCAACAAGGTAAGCGCCTACGAGCAGGAAGCACTGGCAAAAAAGGAAAAATGGCGCAGGGGAACCTTCCAGGAAATGTCCGAACTGCTCAACAAGGACGGTCAGGATACTGCCGGTCTTACCGCAGGAAAAGCAAACATGGAACTTCCGCCGGAACCGGAAAAGGGGAAAGCCCCCGGCTCCATCCGTTCCTCTGCAGAAGCCTACCGGAATATGAACCGTTCGCTGGGCACTGTATATACCCGGAATGAAAATCAGCCAAACGCCGATCTGCTCCGCCGTATTGAGGATCTGGAAAAAGAAAGGAAGCCGGCGGAAGAACAGGCGGAAGGCCAGACCCTGGAAGAAAAGATGGCTCTGCTGGAAAAGTCCTACGAGCTGGCTGCCCGCTACAACGGGAAAGAGCTGGATGCTTCCTCTACGACCAATGCCCCAAACAGCCGGAAAGAACGGACGGCTGTCCGGCCTGTAAAACGGGTACAGAACCGGATGGTGTCATCACTGGCCCAGCCTGCAGGCAATGAAGACATTGCTTCCGGATATGCAGGCGAGAGAAATACCGGCTTCCACACCCCGGTAGGCAAAATGCCATCTTCCGGCAGGAATACCATCGCCGCCTGTGTGCATGGCACGCAGACCGTATCTGACGGACAGGCACTGCGTATCCGCCTGCTTGAGCCGATGGCAGTGGACGATCTCCTTATCCCAAAAGGTACGGTACTGGTCGGCGGCACACGTGTCGAGGGGGAACGGATGGGAATCCTGATCGAGACAGTGGAGTACAGGGGCACGCTGTTTCCGGTGGAACTCGAAGTGTATGACGCTGACGGGCAGCAGGGAATCCTTGTACCGAACTCGATGGAGTATGATGCCGCACGTGAGATTGCCGCCGGCATGGGCACCTCTATAGGAAGCAGCATCAATATCTCAACGGATGCCGGAGCGCAGATTGCCTCGGATGTGGGCAAGGGGGTGATACGGGGTGTGTCACAATATGTGGGCAAGAAGATGCGCACGGTGAAAATCACCCTGAAGGCCGGGCATCGGCTGTTGCTGCATTCTCCTGAAAAATGA